A single genomic interval of Eurosta solidaginis isolate ZX-2024a chromosome 3, ASM4086904v1, whole genome shotgun sequence harbors:
- the Lst gene encoding uncharacterized protein Lst: MAKLLITTILILGSSLLHCAQAQERATNYLDVETPNFFQYNSPLRRPESLRSPQYFDFLSTLYRRDATKAELFRPYQRSRRSIANAPLALHLDEAPVAAPESANAAPIVQRSRRAIVFRPLFVYRQQQIRKEHLKHRRV; this comes from the coding sequence CTACTCATCACCACAATCTTAATTTTGGGTTCAAGTCTCTTACACTgcgcacaagcacaagaacgtgccacCAATTATTTGGATGTTGAGACTCCTAACTTCTTCCAGTACAACTCACCATTACGTCGACCGGAGAGCTTACGCTCACcacaatattttgattttctcAGCACATTGTACCGCCGTGATGCCACCAAAGCTGAACTCTTTCGCCCTTACCAACGATCGCGTCGTTCAATCGCAAATGCACCACTTGCGCTACATTTAGATGAGGCACCAGTAGCAGCGCCAGAGTCTGCAAATGCTGCGCCCATTGTACAGCGTTCACGTCGTGCTATCGTTTTTCGGCCATTATTTGTATATAGACAACAACAAATACGCAAGGAACATTTGAAACATCGTCGTGTGTAA